ccaGTATTGGGAGTTTAGTGCAGTGCGCTGTGAGCCGCTGCCTTGAATAGAAGTGTGCTGACAGTTTTAAAGTATGTCAGTGACATTTGGGAAAGGTTTCCAGTTACCCATATCCTCTGCCTCCCAGACCAGACATGACCCTGAATATAGATGAGCTGCAAATCAACCGCTGTGACAATTCAAAACGTCACGTTAGACGGCCGCTTGTGTTATTCTTTTTATTAAGTGTGTTGACCATTTTTCCACAAAGCTATAAAAAATGGAAATTTAGGAGCTGCTTTCCgcacaacatttaaataaatttgCAAATGTGGTTAAACTGCTCTTGGAAAACGAAAACATAGTTAAAATAAACATGCCGTCCATTTGTTCAATTTaatgttgtttatatttactgCAGAAACAGTGTAATATGACGATACACTGTATACAATCAGTAGGGGGGCATGAGTTTGGCAGCAATGGTCCCTCTTGGTTCTAGACGTCCTAATTGAGCTCAACAATTCTAAAAGTAAGCGGCGTTTGAGCGGCCACCATTGGAGCGGTAAGAAAATATGTCACGGTGGAAGGTACCGGTGAAACGTTGAATGACCCCTGgttatttttcttcctgttcGAACAGGCCGGTGTGACGGGAAAACTTGGCAGACTCATAGGGATTTTTGAGGTGAGTTTGTCAGAACTTCTATATTCCgacatttatatataatatacctCGTGGTATAACGCTGATTTAAAATCTCGTATCAGCTTAGCTGGTAACCCTGCTGTGATGTGCCTGTACTGATGCCTCCTGCTCAcaatgagcctgtgtgtgtgtgtgaaggatttCTTTGTTCACACAGCGGCTGCAGGGGAACTGAGTCCTGTGttaacgacagctttgtttgcaTTATATTTATTCAGTTTATGGCTGAGATTTGAAGAAGTATCTTCTACTAAACCTTTGCAGcaaaataaagacagaaaacacaggaCGTACGTCTTTACCCTCACAGTGACGGAAACGCTGGAAGACTGGGAGGATTCTGTCAATATTGGTATGTCTCGGCGGGTAAAAACCCTTTGCAACAAATGAGTTTAGTTACAGGGGTTTATTGAGACTAAAGTGAGGTTATCAAACCCAAACGTTTATGTTTTTAAggcaaattaaaacatttgtgcGTGAATGCTATCATTGCATAGATCACAACAGCAATATATTGCTTACTTTACCTCATCATAAAACATACGGTTGCCTGTAATGTGTAATTTGTGTTGACGTGTGATCCCTATTGTATTGAatgctttttaaatataatgctTTTCTTGAGACTTAGTTACTCAAAAGGTGAGCAGTTGATAATCTTTTGGCAGTCTGAAGAAAAGTGTTTATGATAATTTACTCCCTTCATTACGACAGGGTTTAGTCTGATAACAAAGGGGAGCAATGTTTGGGCCCCTTATCCTTCATTCTCCCTCTCTACTAAAGGCCAGTGTACCTCAAcgtgacaataataataataatgttgtttGGAATGCAATTGGAGGAAATTCCAGGTTTGGAATTATTAAAAACTCCCATCTTACGTTTCACGTGGCCCATGGCGCGTTTATGTCAGGTGCTTTTCTTAGAACGGTTTTGTGACATGTGGACTTCATAAACTGTAACTGAAGTAGGTCAGGAATGTCTATCTCCACTCTGGCTTCAGTGCTGAAAGGTGCGCTGAACACTTTATTCTTGTGCGTGTTGTATACTATTTATATAGTGTATACTAAGTATATAGTATACTAAGTCTTGCAACATGTTGTCTTTTCGGCACTCTTACCATTACTTATGAATGTCAGTGTTATTAACAAATCATGCTAAATCTACGCTTAACTCAACGGGGGAAGGAGAATGACCACACCAAACATCTGATGATCACATCTTGAATATCTTCacaggaaggaagaggaagtggtTCAAAGTCGACGACGCCTTGACGGTGCTGCAGAGCCACAAGCCCGTCCATGCAGAGTACCTACAAAGACACAGAAGCACCTGTGACCCCCCCCGCGGTTCGACGTGTAGCCCGTCCAACGGCAACACCCCGAGCTCCCAAGTGACGGACAACAACGCACCTCGCTATGTCGTCTGCTCCACACAGGGGTCAGATCTTTCCAACCGATaggaccaccaccagcagcaagTAGTTCTCATCAGACAACAACGCGATGGAGGTCTGGAAGAGACTCAAGCGTTGATGGTGTTACAAAAGCAGCCTCTTACTATGTACAGGATGGACTTCCTTTACGTTGATTTGAACCCTGTTTTTAGGTTTTTCCAGTTCGTATTAAAAGATGCACATCTTTTAACGCCATCTTTTTAAAGATGCACATCTTTTAACGCCATCTTTTTAAAGATGcacatcttttaaaaaatatcaaCAGCTAATGGAGCGATcgattccttttttaaaaggattCAGCTCTATATGGATTTTCTCATTGAGCTGCTTGTACAGCGTGGGTCCTGTTTAGTCTTTAATGCAGGATGTTCGACTAGCAGTGCACACAAGTATTTAGGTTGTTTCTTTGGGAAGTTGTTGCTCTCACAGGAAGTAATACCTCCACAATGAATCGGTGCAAAATGAATTTCCCTCAAGTTATTTTGAGGAGGCGCGGATGTGCATTAGTCACTTAtataaattcatttt
The DNA window shown above is from Gasterosteus aculeatus chromosome X, fGasAcu3.hap1.1, whole genome shotgun sequence and carries:
- the LOC120809881 gene encoding diphosphoinositol polyphosphate phosphohydrolase 3-alpha, whose protein sequence is MMKFKPNQTRIYDGEGFKRRAACLCFKDEEEDEVLLVSSSRHPDQWIVPGGGMEPEEEPCGAAVREVYEEAGVTGKLGRLIGIFEQNKDRKHRTYVFTLTVTETLEDWEDSVNIGRKRKWFKVDDALTVLQSHKPVHAEYLQRHRSTCDPPRGSTCSPSNGNTPSSQVTDNNAPRYVVCSTQGSDLSNR